From Tripterygium wilfordii isolate XIE 37 chromosome 13, ASM1340144v1, whole genome shotgun sequence, the proteins below share one genomic window:
- the LOC120013934 gene encoding probable aquaporin TIP5-1, which produces MFGFKMAPTSLSARFGQSVSPDALRSYLAEFISTFLYVFCVVGSTMASQKMMINSAADPSNLVIAALANAFALSSAVYIAANISGGHVNPAVTFSMALGGRISVPTALFYWFSQMLAAVMACILLRISTVSTHVPTYTITSEMTGFGASILEGVLTFALVYTVYAAGDPRRGPLGAFGPLTIGFVAGANVLAAAPFSGGSMNPACAFGAAIVAGSFGNQAVYWVGPLVGAAVAGVLYDNVVFPSQASDSITGISEGGVGV; this is translated from the exons atgTTTGGTTTCAAAATGGCCCCAACCTCTCTGTCTGCTCGCTTCGGACAATCTGTCAGTCCAGATGCTCTTAGATCATATCTTGCAGAGTTTATCTCCACATTCCTCTACGTATTTTGTGTTGTAGGATCAACAATGGCTTCGC AGAAAATGATGATAAATTCAGCGGCTGATCCATCTAATCTGGTGATTGCCGCACTTGCCAATGCATTTGCGTTGTCGTCAGCGGTGTACATTGCGGCAAACATCTCCGGCGGGCATGTGAATCCGGCCGTTACTTTTAGCATGGCACTTGGAGGCCGCATTAGTGTCCCAACCGCCCTGTTTTACTGGTTTTCTCAAATGCTCGCAGCCGTAATGGCTTGTATTCTCTTGAGAATCTCAACTGTTTCAACG CATGTTCCAACATATACAATTACAAGTGAAATGACTGGATTTGGGGCATCGATCTTGGAAGGTGTTCTGACATTTGCTTTGGTGTACACTGTTTATGCTGCTGGGGACCCTAGACGTGGTCCGCTGGGAGCATTTGGGCCGTTGACAATTGGATTTGTGGCAGGAGCCAATGTGTTGGCAGCAGCGCCATTTTCAGGTGGTTCTATGAACCCGGCTTGCGCATTTGGGGCTGCAATAGTTGCCGGTAGTTTCGGGAACCAGGCAGTTTATTGGGTTGGGCCTTTGGTTGGAGCCGCAGTGGCAGGAGTTTTGTATGACAACGTGGTGTTCCCTTCTCAAGCTTCTGATTCTATTACAGGAATTTCAGAGGGTGGTGTTGGGGTTTAA
- the LOC120013933 gene encoding release factor glutamine methyltransferase, whose product MKLSITRACQWHASPLCANLQRPICYSSPKLYTPLLLRPFNYSASLSDLQKWHNWAKSLLSSVGSTFSELDNGPDSSLLSRELRWLVQDAFEEPSLFPQMGFQNNRKHVKLRVDVDALYSLWKQRIVERRPFQYIVGCEHWRDLVLSVQEGVLIPRPETELIVDLVSELVRNDERFRGGLWADLGTGSGALAIGIGRILGQGGRVVATDISPVAVAVAGFNVKRYALEDVIEVKQGSWFEPLKDVEGKLVGIVSNPPYIPSEHIPGLQAEVGLHEPKLALDGGANGMGHLLHLCEGAASMLKPGGFFAFETNGEEQCKFLVEYIENCGQNTFCNVNIVSDFTGIQRFVTGFRQ is encoded by the coding sequence ATGAAGCTGAGCATAACACGGGCATGTCAATGGCACGCAAGCCCTCTCTGCGCCAATCTCCAGCGGCCCATTTGCTATTCTTCTCCAAAACTCTACACCCCCCTATTATTGAGGCCATTCAACTACTCTGCCTCCCTATCGGACCTCCAAAAGTGGCATAATTGGGCCAAATCCCTCCTCTCCTCAGTTGGCTCAACCTTTTCGGAATTAGACAACGGCCCTGACTCCTCTCTCTTGTCCAGAGAGCTTAGATGGCTCGTACAGGATGCGTTTGAAGAACCCTCACTCTTTCCCCAAATGGGTTTTCAAAATAATCGCAAACATGTCAAGTTGAGGGTAGATGTGGATGCGCTTTATAGCTTGTGGAAGCAGAGGATTGTGGAGAGGCGGCCCTTTCAGTATATAGTTGGGTGTGAGCATTGGAGGGACCTGGTATTGAGTGTTCAAGAGGGGGTTTTGATTCCGAGGCCAGAGACTGAATTGATTGTTGATTTAGTGAGTGAGTTGGTGAGGAATGATGAGAGGTTTCGAGGGGGTTTGTGGGCAGATTTGGGAACAGGAAGTGGCGCTCTTGCTATTGGTATTGGGAGAATTTTGGGGCAAGGAGGAAGAGTCGTTGCCACAGACATAAGTCCGGTGGCTGTTGCAGTGGCAGGTTTTAATGTGAAGAGGTATGCGCTGGAGGATGTGATTGAGGTAAAGCAGGGATCTTGGTTTGAGCCATTGAAGGATGTTGAAGGAAAACTTGTGGGTATTGTGAGTAATCCACCATACATACCCAGTGAACATATTCCTGGGCTTCAAGCTGAAGTTGGTCTTCATGAACCAAAGCTTGCGTTGGATGGTGGCGCTAATGGTATGGGTCATCTTCTCCATCTCTGCGAAGGAGCTGCTTCAATGCTGAAACCTGGTGGTTTTTTCGCTTTTGAGACCAATGGGGAAGAGCAATGCAAGTTTCTTGTAGAATACATTGAAAATTGTGGTCAAAATACCTTTTGTAATGTGAACATAGTCTCTGACTTTACTGGTATTCAAAGGTTTGTGACTGGATTCCGTCAGTAG
- the LOC120011925 gene encoding ribosomal RNA small subunit methyltransferase nep-1-like, with protein sequence MVRSYGVKVHKRKKREENYDKEEDEVEEQSIQAAKKKALTSTKQDEDVEKKAREDESKEEEEEAPLEVLEGIPAGPSDQKALKRGVIFVLERASLEVGKVGKSYQLLNSDEHANFLRRNNKNPADYRPDIIHQALLSILDSPLNKAGMVRSIYVKTEKGVLFEVRPHVRIPRTFKRFAGLMLQLLQKLSITAANKREKLLRVIKNPVTQYLPVNSRKTGLSYSSEKLVDIQKYVATIGDDMDLVFVVGAMAHGKIDNDYTDDWVAISGYPLSAAFCISMICQGVAKKWNVL encoded by the exons ATGGTGCGGTCTTATGGAGTCAAAGTGCATAAAcggaagaagagagaggagaactatgataaagaagaagacgaagttGAAGAACAATCAATTCAAGCAGCCAAGAAGAAGGCTTTAACATCTACCAAACAAGATGAAGATGTTGAGAAGAAAGCGAGGGAAGATgaatcaaaagaagaagaagaagaagcaccgTTAGAGGTACTTGAAGGTATTCCAGCTGGTCCAAGTGACCAGAAGGCCCTGAAACGTGGAGTCATTTTTGTTCTTGAGAGGGCCTCCTTGGAAGTTGGAAAAGTTGGGAAG AGTTACCAGCTTTTGAATTCGGATGAACATGCCAATTTCTTGCGGAGGAATAACAAAAATCCTGCTGATTACAGACCTGATATTATTCATCAG GCTCTCTTGTCGATCTTGGATAGCCCACTTAATAAGGCCGGGATGGTGCGATCTATATATGTGAAAACTGAGAAAGGGGTTCTTTTTGAAGTTCGACCACATGTTCGTATTCCAAGGACTTTTAAGCGATTTGCTGGCCTCATGT TGCAGCTTTTACAGAAACTTAGTATAACTGCTGCCAACAAGCGTGAGAAACTTTTACGTGTGATCAAGAATCCCGTTACCCAATATCTTCCTGTCAACTCTCGTAAAACAG GCCTCTCTTATAGTTCGGAAAAATTAGTTGATATTCAGAAGTATGTAGCAACTATTGGTGATGATATGGATCTTGTTTTTGTG GTTGGTGCAATGGCCCACGGGAAAATTGACAATGATTATACTGACGATTGGGTAGCAA TTTCTGGTTATCCTCTTAGTGCTGCCTTCTGTATATCAATGATTTGCCAGGGTGTTGCAAAGAAATGGAACGTACTATAA
- the LOC120012338 gene encoding protein STRICTOSIDINE SYNTHASE-LIKE 2-like isoform X1 has translation MNMKYSNPFFVLTTIATVLFSAFVPTIIRIGFSFHEEEGCHIHTGKPRARDVEVVPIVDAVGPESFAFDPFDEGPFTGVSNGRIIKWQENERRWIDFAATSPQSRSGCDGPHDHDRTEHICGRPLGLRFNENTGDLYIADAYMGLLVVGPEGGLANRISTRVQEVPFRFTNALDIDQNSGEIYFTDSSTQYQRRNFISVILSGDKTGRLMKYDPETQQVTILLNNLSFPNGVALSEDGNFVVFAETTTCNILKYWLKTSKAGTVEVIATMPGFPDNIKRSPRGGFWVGIHSKRTSFFEWVVSNNWIGNLVLKLPINVMRVHSILSKFGEKSGMGVRLSEKGEILELFVFEDESGKRVESISEVFERKDGKLWIGSINMGFAGLVNA, from the exons ATGAATATGAAGTACTCGAATCCCTTCTTTGTTTTAACAACAATAGCAACTGTTCTCTTCTCCGCCTTCGTCCCAACAATAATTCGAATCGGGTTTAGTTTTCATGAGGAGGAGGGATGTCATATTCATACAGGCAAGCCTAGGGCTAGGGATGTGGAAGTTGTTCCCATCGTTGATGCCGTCGGGCCTGAAAGTTTTGCGTTTGACCCGTTCGATGAAGGTCCGTTTACTGGCGTATCGAACGGGCGGATAATCAAGTGGCAGGAAAATGAACGGCGGTGGATTGATTTTGCTGCAACTTCTCCTCAAAG TAGGTCTGGTTGTGATGGGCCACACGATCATGATCGGACGGAGCATATTTGTGGACGGCCATTGGGCTTACGCTTCAACGAAAATACGGGTGATCTCTACATTGCCGATGCTTACATGGGCCTACTTGTCGTGGGTCCTGAAGGTGGTCTGGCCAACAGGATCTCTACACGTGTTCAAGAAGTTCCATTCAGATTCACTAATGCTTTGGACATTGACCAAAACAGCGGAGAGATCTATTTTACAGATAGCAGTACACAGTATCAACGGAG GAACTTCATCTCAGTAATCCTAAGTGGAGACAAAACAGGAAGGCTAATGAAATATGACCCAGAAACCCAACAAGTGACAATTCTTCTCAACAACCTCTCATTCCCAAACGGAGTGGCACTAAGTGAAGATGGCAACTTTGTTGTCTTTGCAGAGACAACTACATGTAACATCCTTAAATATTGGcttaaaacctcaaaagctGGAACTGTTGAGGTTATTGCTACAATGCCAGGATTTCCAGACAACATCAAGAGGAGCCCAAGAGGAGGGTTTTGGGTTGGTATTCACTCAAAAAGAACGAGTTTTTTTGAATGGGTTGTTTCGAATAATTGGATTGGGAATTTAGTGCTTAAGTTGCCTATTAATGTGATGAGAGTTCACTCAATTTTGTCCAAGTTTGGGGAAAAAAGTGGGATGGGTGTGAGGTTGAGTGAGAAGGGTGAGATTTTGGAGTTGTTTGTGTTTGAGGACGAAAGTGGGAAAAGAGTTGAGTCTATAAGTGAAGTGTTTGAGAGAAAAGATGGGAAATTGTGGATTGGGTCAATAAATATGGGGTTTGCAGGATTGGTTAATGCTTAA
- the LOC120012338 gene encoding protein STRICTOSIDINE SYNTHASE-LIKE 2-like isoform X2, protein MNMKYSNPFFVLTTIATVLFSAFVPTIIRIGFSFHEEEGCHIHTGKPRARDVEVVPIVDAVGPESFAFDPFDEGPFTGVSNGRIIKWQENERRWIDFAATSPQRSGCDGPHDHDRTEHICGRPLGLRFNENTGDLYIADAYMGLLVVGPEGGLANRISTRVQEVPFRFTNALDIDQNSGEIYFTDSSTQYQRRNFISVILSGDKTGRLMKYDPETQQVTILLNNLSFPNGVALSEDGNFVVFAETTTCNILKYWLKTSKAGTVEVIATMPGFPDNIKRSPRGGFWVGIHSKRTSFFEWVVSNNWIGNLVLKLPINVMRVHSILSKFGEKSGMGVRLSEKGEILELFVFEDESGKRVESISEVFERKDGKLWIGSINMGFAGLVNA, encoded by the exons ATGAATATGAAGTACTCGAATCCCTTCTTTGTTTTAACAACAATAGCAACTGTTCTCTTCTCCGCCTTCGTCCCAACAATAATTCGAATCGGGTTTAGTTTTCATGAGGAGGAGGGATGTCATATTCATACAGGCAAGCCTAGGGCTAGGGATGTGGAAGTTGTTCCCATCGTTGATGCCGTCGGGCCTGAAAGTTTTGCGTTTGACCCGTTCGATGAAGGTCCGTTTACTGGCGTATCGAACGGGCGGATAATCAAGTGGCAGGAAAATGAACGGCGGTGGATTGATTTTGCTGCAACTTCTCCTCAAAG GTCTGGTTGTGATGGGCCACACGATCATGATCGGACGGAGCATATTTGTGGACGGCCATTGGGCTTACGCTTCAACGAAAATACGGGTGATCTCTACATTGCCGATGCTTACATGGGCCTACTTGTCGTGGGTCCTGAAGGTGGTCTGGCCAACAGGATCTCTACACGTGTTCAAGAAGTTCCATTCAGATTCACTAATGCTTTGGACATTGACCAAAACAGCGGAGAGATCTATTTTACAGATAGCAGTACACAGTATCAACGGAG GAACTTCATCTCAGTAATCCTAAGTGGAGACAAAACAGGAAGGCTAATGAAATATGACCCAGAAACCCAACAAGTGACAATTCTTCTCAACAACCTCTCATTCCCAAACGGAGTGGCACTAAGTGAAGATGGCAACTTTGTTGTCTTTGCAGAGACAACTACATGTAACATCCTTAAATATTGGcttaaaacctcaaaagctGGAACTGTTGAGGTTATTGCTACAATGCCAGGATTTCCAGACAACATCAAGAGGAGCCCAAGAGGAGGGTTTTGGGTTGGTATTCACTCAAAAAGAACGAGTTTTTTTGAATGGGTTGTTTCGAATAATTGGATTGGGAATTTAGTGCTTAAGTTGCCTATTAATGTGATGAGAGTTCACTCAATTTTGTCCAAGTTTGGGGAAAAAAGTGGGATGGGTGTGAGGTTGAGTGAGAAGGGTGAGATTTTGGAGTTGTTTGTGTTTGAGGACGAAAGTGGGAAAAGAGTTGAGTCTATAAGTGAAGTGTTTGAGAGAAAAGATGGGAAATTGTGGATTGGGTCAATAAATATGGGGTTTGCAGGATTGGTTAATGCTTAA